A single region of the Salmo salar chromosome ssa16, Ssal_v3.1, whole genome shotgun sequence genome encodes:
- the LOC106574574 gene encoding toll-like receptor 13 produces MTLKITMPGKQNVFREDGYGAADCQLLISPSEIARPRQRLKALTDIACHIPTLSVLRLEYNNIGNLSEEFLQSCKHTTDVDISDTGLTQLSDFSFRSIEQLSTLKLGHNRLSSVPKATRNLTTLKILDLSFNIINKLGCSDFSNLTGLTQLFLFHNQIPNLPGCVFQDLKELRILKLGSNKILTLNDAFMNGLHKLETLNLASNKLSSIRKGEFKSLTSLSNLFLFDNQIASMENGTFEGLVNLTELKLASNKITQIGIRNTVLTGLPLLKSLDISCNYITYVNDDKLNPPPFSHLTSLENLRIFSQRHKGLSHLPINFLEGLKSLLSFQAGSLNIKELHPDTFIPTPQLWFLDISKNEFTALTLKLFHPIPRLNSLYLSKARLQSLDFLIGANLSRVTFLQVSKNDITVVNETVLRSLPALTYVDMQDNAFTCGCSDAWFVNWMENDNQTQVVGAGEFTCNYPADLKDTKLLDVELQFCTVHFGLYCYISTTTLILLTLIASFAYHFLKWQVVYGYYLFLAFLYDTKQRNKHTPHGCQYDAFISYNAHDEPWVLRELLPELEGEQGWKLCLHHRDFQPGKPIIDNIMEGIYGSRKTICVISRRYLESEWCSREIQVASFRLFDEQKDVLILVFLEEIPTHQLSPYHRMRKLVKRRTYLSWPRAGEETGVFWQQLRLALETKDGSSEENPILSGVQAL; encoded by the exons ATGACACTCAAGATAACCATGCCGGGAAAACAAA ATGTCTTTCGAGAGGATGGGTATGGTGCTGCAGACTGTCAACTCCTCATTAGTCCATCTGAGATTGCAAGACCTCGTCAACGGCTCAAGGCTCTCACTGATATTGCCTGCCATATACCTACACTCAGCGTGCTCCGACTAGAATATAACAACATAGGTAATCTCTCTGAGGAATTTCTGCAGTCATGTAAACATACGACAGATGTGGACATATCAGATACTGGTCTTACTCAGCTGTCTGACTTTTCATTCAGATCAATAGAGCAATTAAGTACTTTGAAACTGGGCCACAATAGGCTTTCTTCTGTGCCAAAGGCCACAAGAAATCTAACTACACTGAAGATCTTGGATCTCAGCTTCAATATCATCAATAAACTAGGCTGCTCAGATTTCTCCAATCTTACAGGACTCACACAACTCTTTCTTTTCCACAATCAAATCCCCAACCTTCCGGGATGTGTTTTCCAGGATTTGAAAGAATTAAGGATCCTTAAACTGGGATCAAACAAAATCCTGACCTTGAATGATGCCTTCATGAATGGTTTGCACAAACTTGAGACTTTGAATTTGGCAAGCAATAAACTGAGCTCTATCAGAAAAGGAGAGTTTAAAAGCTTAACATCACTCAGCAATCTGTTTTTATTTGACAATCAGATTGCCAGTATGGAAAATGGAACCTTTGAGGGATTGgtcaacctgacagaacttaaACTGGCCTCAAATAAGATCACTCAAATAGGTATAAGAAATACTGTGCTCACGGGACTCCCACTTTTAAAAAGTCTTGATATATCCTGTAATTACATCACATATGTAAATGATGATAAACTAAACCCTCCACCCTTCTCTCATCTGACATCTCTGGAGAACCTCAGGATATTTAGTCAGCGTCACAAGGGACTGTCTCATCTACCTATCAACTTTcttgaaggactgaaatcttTATTGTCATTCCAGGCAGGGAGTCTTAATATTAAGGAGCTGCACCCAGACACATTCATTCCCACACCCCAGTTGTGGTTTCTTGATATCAGTAAGAATGAGTTCACAGCCCTCACTCTGAAGCTGTTTCACCCAATCCCAAGGCTCAACAGCCTGTACCTGTCCAAAGCCCGACTTCAGTCCTTAGATTTCCTCATAGGAGCAAACCTCAGTAGAGTCACTTTCTTGCAGGTGAGCAAGAACGACATAACAGTAGTCAATGAGACAGTGTTGCGTTCTCTCCCTGCCTTGACATACGTGGACATGCAAGATAATGCTTTCACCTGTGGCTGCAGCGATGCTTGGTTTGTCAATTGGATGGAGAACGACAACCAAACACAAGTTGTTGGTGCAGGAGAATTTACCTGCAACTATCCTGCCGATCTAAAGGACACCAAGCTGTTGGATGTTGAGCTTCAGTTCTGTACAGTACACTTTGGACTTTACTGCTACATCTCTACCACTACTCTGATCCTCCTCACCCTGATAGCATCCTTTGCCTACCACTTCCTGAAATGGCAGGTAGTTTATGGCTATTACCTCTTCCTGGCTTTCCTCTATGACACCAAGCAAAGGAATAAGCACACGCCTCATGGCTGTCAATACGATGCCTTCATCTCCTACAACGCCCACGATGAGCCCTGGGTCCTGAGGGAGCTTCTGCCAGAGCTGGAGGGAGAGCAGGGCTGGAAGCTGTGTCTCCACCACCGGGACTTCCAGCCAGGAAAACCAATCATAGACAACATTATGGAAGGCATCTACGGAAGCCGCAAGACCATCTGTGTGATCAGCCGCCGCTACCTGGAGAGTGAGTGGTGCTCCCGGGAGATCCAGGTGGCCAGCTTCCGGCTCTTTGATGAGCAGAAGGACGTCCTGATTCTGGTGTTCCTGGAGGAGATCCCTACCCACCAGCTGTCACCCTACCACCGGATGAGGAAGCTGGTGAAGAGACGCACCTACTTGAGCTGGCCCAGAGCTGGGGAGGAAACCGGGGTCTTCTGGCAGCAACTACGGCTGGCTTTAGAGACCAAGGACGGCTCTTCTGAGGAAAATCCCATACTCTCTGGTGTGCAGGCTCTGTGA